In Methanorbis rubei, the DNA window GGTCCTTCGGGCGCGCGAGATTCGGCCTGAGCGGTTCACCATCTTTGACACCGGCGTCACCCGCGAGGCTGCGGAAGCGGCAGTCAAAGCTCTCTACGAGGTGTAAATAAATCATGGACGAAACTGAAAAGATTGTAACAATCGTTGGGTCCATCCTTGCCCACGAAGGCGCAGAGTTTGTCTACGCTGGCAAAGCCGCGGAATGCGGCAGCTGTAAAGTTGCTAAAGTCTGCCACAATGCAAAGCTCAAGGAAGGCCGCAGGTACCGCGTTGTTGCGGTCAGACCAACAAAGCATGAATGTCTGGTTCACCTTGGCGGCTCTGTCGCTGTTGAAGTGTCCGAGTGTGAGATAACCGCGGTCATCCCGACCAGTCAGGCAACACGGCGCACCCGCATCACCTACACGCCGGTCTGCGACGACCGGTTCTGTAAAGGATATGGATTCTGCCACCCTGACGGCATGACCGACAAAGGCAGATATGTGGTGCTGGAGGTTCTCGGCTCCTACAATGAGATGTGCCCGAAAGGAAAAAAGAATCTCAAACTTGTTGAGCTGCGGCACGTACCAACGTAATTTTTTTTTGGGATGAGAGTTACGCGGTGATGAGTTTCATTGTTTGGGATTTTTCTGTCATTGACCTCACTCGGAGTAACCACGGAATGCACAGAGTACACAGAGCTTCACGGAAAAAATGAAATGCACGGAGAACGCCTGCGGCGCCGGAATGCACGGAATATATTTTCATATTTTGAGAGAGTAAAAGAGAATAAATTGTCTCGGTAATTTTTCCGTGCATTCCGGCGCCGCAGGCGTTCTCCGTGCATTTTTGCAATGCAATTTTATTTTTTCAGTGAAACTCCGTGATATTTCCGTGCATTCTGTGGTTACCTCAAGAGAAGCCAAAACGTGCAACACATATTATCTCCGCCGCCGCACTCACCCGCTCGCTGATCAGAATCATCTCCCTCCACTCTTTTGGAACATCCTCCACTCCATAATAAACGCCCGCAAGTCCTCCGGCGATCGCGGCAATAGTGTCCGCATCGCCGCCAAGAGAAGCCGCCTGCTCGACTACATCCCGCATTGAGCTCCCTTCCATAAAACAGAACACCGCACATCGCGTCGCCTCCACCGCATCGATAGAGGGTATGAGCTCCCCGGACATAACATCGCGCCCTGCAGCACGAACTCCGGCATCATATGCCTCTTCCTTGCTTCCTCCCGCGAGAAGCACGGACGTCATCACTGAAACCAGAGCGCAGCAGTCACCCGCCGCCGGATCAAAGTGCGTGAATGCAGACACCCTCCGTGCCTCTGCCGCCGCATTCTCTTGGGGACAGAGCAGACCGACCGGCAGGGTCCGCATCACACTGCCGTCCGTCCTGCTCCCGAAGATCATATCCACCGCTTTCGTTGTGGCATCTGCAAAGCATCCCTGCTCCAGAAGAGAGCACAGCATCTTTGTCGTCCTCCCAAATGTCTGCGGCTCCTCAGCAACCGTCAGAATCATCGCTTGAAGAAACAGGTCGCGGTCGAACCTTCCGGTTTTCCAGGACTCCGCGAGCGCAAGCATCATCAGCGTATCATCAGTCGCCGCACCTTTCACCAGATGAAACTGTCCGCCGCCCGTAACACTCAGGTTGCGGCGGGGTGCGGGCATCATCCCCTCAAACGTAAGACCGACCGCGTCTCCTGCTGCCGCACCAAACATTCCGCCATAGATCCGATCATTCTCAGATATAAATCTCATCCAAAGCCTCATATGGGCGCAGGTGTTCCTGACGGCGCTCTCTCATTCGCACGGTTTATTTGTCGAAATAAGCCGTTATATGCAGTTGAACTCACCGTGCTACAGTGTGTTTTCCGGTCCCGCAACTTCTCAGATATAAACGTCACCAATAACCTATATCTGTAAATGAGCAGACAAATGTAAGTAATCTTTTGATACGAGGTGTTTTGAAATATGCAGAAAGAAGAGTTGCTCCATTTACATATGCTCATGGTTCAGATTAAGAAATATTACGAATCAGTTTCCGGAAATACCGTATCTACAGCGGAATACGACGCTCTGCAGATATCACCTATCCACATCCACAAAAACAAAAACCTCCACCGTGTAGCCCTTCTTGCGCTCGGCGACGAGATTGTTACCGAGATGGATGCACACAAAAAACCTCAGACCTCGTTTCCTCAGGACTCCGGCACCAGTGTCGTTGCGGAACACTAAACTCGTCCCCAATATAGCAATGGACGAGCACGATATTTTCCGGGAAATAATTTCCCTCATTTTTTCCTCGCCCAATCCCGACATTCAGAGCATCAAGCTTGCCGTATGCCGCAAGTACTCACTTGACGTAATGCCGAAGAATTCAGCAGTCCTTGCGGCAGCAGAGCCTGATGAGTACGAACGGGTCAGAACTGTTCTTCTGGTAAAGCCGACGCGGACACTTTCCGGTGTTGCGCCGGTTGCTGTTATGACCTCGCCGTGCGCATGCCCGCACGGCAAATGCCTTCCCTGCCCGGGCGGACCTGACCATATCTTCCAGTCTCCGCAGAGCTACACCGGCGAAGAGCCTGCCGCACTTCGCGCCCGTCAGAACGAGTACGATCCCTACCGTCAGGTGATCGCCCGCCTCGGACAGTTCAAACTGCTCGGCCACCATACCGACAAGGTCGAGCTCATCGTCATGGGCGGAACCATGACCGCCCGCGAGCCGTCTTACCAGGAATGGTTCGTCTCCGAATGCCTGAGAGGCATGAACGAGTTTTCGGGGCAAACGTCCCATGCATCAGATTTTGCAGAGCTGATGGTCGAAAACGAGAGTTCAGACGTCCGCTGCATCGCAACCACCTTTGAGACCAGGCCTGACTGGTGCCGCGAGGATCACATCAACCGGATGCTTGACCTCGGCGTTACCAAGGTCGAGCTCGGCTTTCAGCACACCGATGATGAACTGCTTCTCGCAAACAAGCGCGGGCACACGGTCGCTGACAGTGTTGAAGCGAACCGTCTGCTGCGCGACGCAGGCATCAAGGTCGGGTTCCACGTCATGCCGAACCTCTACATGAGTACGATCGAGCGCGACCGGCAGATGTTTGACACCCTCTTCACCGACCCAAGGTTCTGCCCTGACTTCCTCAAAATCTATCCGACACTCGTGACCCCGGGAGCAGAGCTTGAAGAGCTCTGGAAAGCAGGGGTATACCAGACCTATGACGAGGACGAGCTTGTTGACCTCCTCGCTTATGCAAAAGAGCGGCTGCCTGAGTACGTGCGCCTTCAAAGAATCCAGCGTGACATCCCGGCAAAGCTGATCGTGTCCGGCTCCATCCACGGCCACATCCGCCAGATGGCACAGAAGCGTCTCGCGGAGAACAAAAAACAGTGTCACTGTATCCGGTGCCGCGAGATCGGACGACGTCCGAGCCGCGCAGTCGAAGAGGACAAGACTCAAGTCTATGAAT includes these proteins:
- a CDS encoding tRNA uridine(34) 5-carboxymethylaminomethyl modification radical SAM/GNAT enzyme Elp3 produces the protein MDEHDIFREIISLIFSSPNPDIQSIKLAVCRKYSLDVMPKNSAVLAAAEPDEYERVRTVLLVKPTRTLSGVAPVAVMTSPCACPHGKCLPCPGGPDHIFQSPQSYTGEEPAALRARQNEYDPYRQVIARLGQFKLLGHHTDKVELIVMGGTMTAREPSYQEWFVSECLRGMNEFSGQTSHASDFAELMVENESSDVRCIATTFETRPDWCREDHINRMLDLGVTKVELGFQHTDDELLLANKRGHTVADSVEANRLLRDAGIKVGFHVMPNLYMSTIERDRQMFDTLFTDPRFCPDFLKIYPTLVTPGAELEELWKAGVYQTYDEDELVDLLAYAKERLPEYVRLQRIQRDIPAKLIVSGSIHGHIRQMAQKRLAENKKQCHCIRCREIGRRPSRAVEEDKTQVYECCGGTEHFLSTTAGDALIGFVRLRYPGQVFRSELDGAALVRELHVYGSIVPLGEHGEGDDRQHRSYGQNLLSRAEQTAKDAGYSRIAVMSGVGVRPYYRKQGYLRSGPYMIKTL
- a CDS encoding UPF0179 family protein, with product MDETEKIVTIVGSILAHEGAEFVYAGKAAECGSCKVAKVCHNAKLKEGRRYRVVAVRPTKHECLVHLGGSVAVEVSECEITAVIPTSQATRRTRITYTPVCDDRFCKGYGFCHPDGMTDKGRYVVLEVLGSYNEMCPKGKKNLKLVELRHVPT
- a CDS encoding UPF0058 family protein, with the translated sequence MQKEELLHLHMLMVQIKKYYESVSGNTVSTAEYDALQISPIHIHKNKNLHRVALLALGDEIVTEMDAHKKPQTSFPQDSGTSVVAEH
- a CDS encoding ADP-ribosylglycohydrolase family protein, which produces MRFISENDRIYGGMFGAAAGDAVGLTFEGMMPAPRRNLSVTGGGQFHLVKGAATDDTLMMLALAESWKTGRFDRDLFLQAMILTVAEEPQTFGRTTKMLCSLLEQGCFADATTKAVDMIFGSRTDGSVMRTLPVGLLCPQENAAAEARRVSAFTHFDPAAGDCCALVSVMTSVLLAGGSKEEAYDAGVRAAGRDVMSGELIPSIDAVEATRCAVFCFMEGSSMRDVVEQAASLGGDADTIAAIAGGLAGVYYGVEDVPKEWREMILISERVSAAAEIICVARFGFS